The following proteins are co-located in the Flavobacterium sp. CECT 9288 genome:
- a CDS encoding YicC/YloC family endoribonuclease, which yields MIQSMTGFGKATLQLPTKKITVEVKSLNSKGLDLNVRMPSLYREMELSLRNQIALKLERGKVDFSVFIESTAEQTSTKVNVPIVKAYMDQLKEICNEGYETELMKMAIRMPDAMKIEREEIDENDWIQIQTVIEEALQNILNFRRDEGMSLEKEFQLRIGNIRQYMTETLALDPERVQAIKDRLQTAIAELKVNVDENRFEQELIYYLEKLDITEEKVRLTNHLDYFLETINGTEANGRKLGFITQEMGREINTMGSKSNHAQMQKLVVQMKDELEKIKEQVLNVL from the coding sequence ATGATACAATCAATGACCGGTTTTGGTAAAGCGACTTTGCAACTACCAACCAAAAAAATAACAGTCGAAGTAAAATCCTTGAACAGTAAAGGTTTGGATTTAAATGTACGCATGCCTTCGCTGTACCGCGAAATGGAACTGAGTTTGCGCAACCAAATTGCGCTGAAACTCGAACGCGGAAAAGTAGATTTTTCTGTTTTTATAGAAAGTACTGCCGAACAAACTTCTACCAAAGTCAACGTACCGATTGTGAAAGCATATATGGATCAACTTAAAGAAATTTGTAACGAAGGATACGAAACAGAGTTGATGAAAATGGCTATTAGAATGCCAGACGCCATGAAAATAGAACGCGAAGAAATTGACGAAAACGATTGGATTCAAATTCAAACCGTTATTGAAGAGGCGTTGCAAAACATCTTGAATTTTAGAAGAGATGAAGGTATGTCACTTGAAAAAGAATTTCAATTGCGTATTGGCAACATTCGTCAATACATGACAGAAACTTTGGCGCTTGATCCAGAGCGTGTGCAAGCCATAAAAGATCGTTTGCAAACTGCTATTGCTGAATTGAAAGTGAATGTTGATGAAAATCGATTTGAACAAGAATTGATTTACTACTTAGAGAAACTAGACATCACCGAAGAAAAAGTACGTTTGACGAATCACCTCGATTACTTCCTAGAAACTATCAACGGAACCGAAGCTAACGGTAGAAAATTAGGTTTTATCACTCAAGAAATGGGACGTGAAATCAACACGATGGGGTCCAAATCAAATCACGCACAAATGCAAAAATTAGTCGTTCAAATGAAAGACGAATTGGAGAAAATTAAAGAACAGGTGTTGAATGTTTTGTAG